TCAACATACCCATCTTATATTTCAGACCTTTGTTTTCTGACTTCCTAGCATCTGATAGACCCTCCCCAGTGCCTTCCCTCAAGGCCAGCCACAAGCTTGCTCCGGGCTTCCTTTCCAGACAAACTGTCTGATGTCCCTGGGTTTCCTCCACTCTGTGGGCTGAGTGCAGGCACAGATCACTTTGCATTTCTTTGCACCTGTGTGTACTGTTCTCTGAATGCATACAGGCATGTCTTCAGTCGGTGTTCTGCCTCCCACATCAGACTGGGTATTTATCTCAGGCAGGTGACATGTTTCCACTCCAAGCTGAGGATGTTCTGTTCCTCTTCTATCAGGCTGGGCACTCCAATAGGACAGGAGTTGCCTGCCAGGACACCTCTTAGCTGGAGACTGCAGGCAAGTTATGTAGCCCTAGCTCCTTCTCTATAAAGCAGACTTAGCAGTTGCTCTCTCCTTACATGCTTGCAAGTTCAAGGAGGCTTTGCCTGTGAGCTTAGTAGATTCTGCCTAGTACTGATGGTTTCCATACTGGTCCCCATGGAGAAACGTGCTGGGGCTGCATTGGCTGAGGTCACTCAGACTACAGGAATCCCTGCCTACTTGTATTCAGAAGTTCCATCACTTCAAGTAAGAATGTCCTTCTATGGCCCATCGCTGAGTGCTCAGCTCTATTTGGCTCCAAGACCTCTCTGCCAGCCCTAGAGGTCTTCTTTTAAGTGTTGGGGTAATAGTGCCTGGCACATTATAGGTACCTATCAACATAAGTTGATGACAAGCCTGGAGGCTCCTCCAGCACTGGGATGGAGAAGGGTGCTAACAGGGTGGGGAGCTcagcactgggggtggggtggaggtgtgGGGTGGAGTCCATTCAGGCTCCAGgtgctttctctgcctctctggctcTGCCTCGGCCAGCCTCGGGCCTGTCTGAAAAATCTCATTTTTCTAGCAAGCTGATTCATGGGCCTGGCTCCCCAGAGCTCCCTGAGCAGTTCTCTGTCAATAACTATTCTGTCCAAGGTCTCTCAATTGGTTTTCAGGGTTAAAGACAAATTTTTAAAGAGGAGTTCAGTGCCAAGGCCACTCCAGAGGGGCTGTTAACTTAATGCCCTACCTCATTCCCTCGAATTCTGCTCCCTCTTGAACTGCACTGGGGGTCAGGACTAACCATTTCTAGCAATCATTCCTGAGTTTCTCTCATTTGGATAGGGGTGAGGTACGAAGACACAAATTACAGGACACAAATTACAGGGCTGCATGGCATGCAGGCCTTTGCCTCTGTCACTAGGTTTGCTGcatggtttgatttttttttctttttttggctaaTGGCTCCTCCAGTGCCCTctgccccctacacacacacacacacacacacacacacacacacacactcagctggTGAGAACCTTCAATAATCTTCATTCCCCCCATTCCTCATTCCTGGGGGCAGCCCCTTCAATGGCCTCTGCCTGGACCCTGAAATTGCAGAGCCTATATTCTGCCTTCTTCCCCTTGTAGGGAATTGCAGTTGACAGACTCTGCAGCTGCCTGCCTATGTGTACCTGGGTCTCTGTTCCTGCCGCCCCGGCCCCTGTCCTTTCTGCTGCAGCAGCCTTCTAAGCACCTGCTCCCATAAAGGGAGATGGCCTGGACCTCAGCATGGTCCAGGCCTGATGCTGTGTTGACACTGAGCCTTACTCCCTGACCTTCACGCCTTCACATCTATGTTTATTTCCCACACTAGCAGGAACTCATCCTTTAGCCTCAGGGAAAGCGCACACAAAGATGGCCAGCAAAGGAAAATAAGGAGTATTAGGATGCTGCTTCTGGGCCTTTGCACCCACAGCTCTCCCTTCTTGGACTGCACTTGGTCTTGACCTCAGCAAACTCAATTTTATTATGCCCCACCAGCCCAAAGTTATCCTAATAGTACCAGCTGACTCTCCCTTGGAGGTGCCTTGGTCTCCATACTCCCCAGCTCTTAGAGGAACTCAGCCATTGAATAAACAGACACATACACCTTCCCAACAGTAACCCCAGCACTCCCTTCTGTATACACTCACAGCTGGGACAGCCATCCTTGGTGCACGCTGGGTCCTTCTCCTCATCTGTCTGCTTAACTACCCGAAATGGAGGTATAGGGAAGTATGTAAGCCTTGAAATCTGGCAGTTCAAGTATTTGCTGAATACTTCCCTAGCCTAGGCACCAGGGGCTAAGTGAAATGACTGGGACCTCACCTCACCCTCCAGGAGATCACATCTGGGAGTGTGAGCAGCAGGCATCCTTTGTGCTGATAGAAAGCCTTGGTGTCAAAGCCCCTGTGCCTCTGCCCTGGGCATGGCTGCTCCCCTCTGCTGCTGAGTGATACCTATTCAAATACATGTAGCTAGAGCAGGTCAATCTCTTGGGCAATCAGCCAAAGGAAGGTGTCTTCCTTTTAGGCTCATACCTCACCTAAAAATTAAGACTTGGGTGCAGCAAACTCCATTCTTGGAAAGCTGCTGCATGCCAGGGCCTATGCCTGATGCTGGGGGCTATGTGGAGGATTCtgcttatgtacacacacacacacacacacacacacacacacacacgaccatgAGGGGCAATGGACCGGCCCATGATCAGCTGGGACACAAGGCTCATACAGCAGCCTTTTACTCTCACTGTCTGACTCTCTGGGTGGAGACCTCCCACCCTTCTCCATCAATCCAGGGGACAGAGACTGGAAGTTTCTCTGGTGATAGGATGAGTACTCTCTGAGGGGCTGAAGGCTGGGAGGGAAGCTGCAGTGAGAACAGCCCTCTTTCATGTCTCCTGGCTTTCCAGTACCTTTCCCTGGCCAGACATTTCTCTGGAGGCCTTGTTGCCAGTCACAGCAGACTGCTGGAGGTATACCATTCCTGAACACTATGTTTCTGGAGGAGCAAATCTTGCGCCCTCTGACACGagcacccccacctccactgCAGCATCAAGGGCCTAAAGGGATGGAAATGATGGAGTTCTGAAGGTCACAGAAAGAACACTCAGAGCCAGCGTCACCTTCTGTCTGCTCTCTGGGAGCGACCGCTCCCAGCCTGTCCCCTTGCCtccatttatttaagaaaaatccGACACAGTGGTGGGTAGAACCCAAGAGAAAAGTGACTGTGGGCTTGGGGTAGGGGGATATGCCAGGCTCCCTTTGGCCTTTGCCATCCTGAGGTCCTTCACAGCATTCCCTGGTGCCCTCTCGGCCCTCCCATCTGGTTTGGGCTCAGGAGGGCAAGGGGGTGCTTCCCTTACAGAGAGAGTCTGAGTGGTCAGCAGAGCGGGAGGGGCGGCTAAGGCGTAGCGCTGACCTTTCTGTGGGGAGGCAGGAGGCGTCCAGGCTTTCCTCCAAGTGAACGGAGGATCCTCCTGTTTTGGCCCCAGCCCCGCAGCCCTTGCAGGCAGGCACAAAGTCCTGGTAGCTCTGGAAGGGACTTGGCTTGGTACTAGGCCCTTCTATAGCCTCAGTTCCCAAGTTctaggaaggggggagggggcggggcaccCTGCAGAAGAAGCAGATGCTACAAGTGtccccctctgccccctccccccacattatttttttttgtccacaACAAGATCCTTGGCCGGGCTGGCAGCTGCTACCTCCCCGTCCCACAGGACAGAAATCCCTGAATAGTGGTTTGAGAAAAGTCTTTGTGCAGCTTGTGACACAAGACCACCCCCCCCCAGAGGTCTTCCCCCACAGGGGGGAGTCAGGGGACGTGAGATGCAGAGATGGGGCACAGTGTGGAACTGCCTCAACCCCAGGCTCGGCCTCCTCCTGCCTCACTCTCGGGGTAGAGGGTGGCAGTAAGAGAGCAGGGAGGCTTGGGAAGGTGGAACAGGGCTGGGCTTGCTCTCCTCTTGGCAGCGGGGGCGGCAGGGAGGAAGGCGCCCTCCCCCGCAGGGCGGAGGGGATAAGGTGTGCGGTGAGGCGGCCGGCTGAGGGAGCAGACAGGCGCCCCTCACAGGGCGCGGAGTCCAGGCTGCGCCCACACAGAACCCGCCAGCTGGCGGGGACCAGCGCCCCTAAGCCATGTCTTTTATTCTGCGCATGTAGTTGTGCAggtccgggggcggggcgggccgcTGGGTTCCCGCCACCTCGGGGCAGCCCCACCCCaagtcctcctcgtcctcctcctcttcaccgGCGGGCACCGAGTCATAGGCCAGCTCCTCCGAGGGCAGAGTGGTGAAGGTAGTGAACTTGACCCGCTTGCGCTTGGAGGTGGGGGAGCTGGCGGGGTCCTCGGCCTGGTCCCGGGCCGAGCCCCCCGAGGAGCCGTCGCCCCGCCCGTGCACCTGGCTCTGCACGCTGGTCTGCGAGCTGCCACTGCTGTGGTGGTCGCCGTGGCAGCAGGCGGGCACGGTCTCCAGCGCATTGCTGGTGGGCGGCGACAGCTCCCCCTGCACCCGCAGCGGCTGCCCGTTGCCCAGGAACACCCAGTGGTGGGAGTGGTCCATGCTGGTCTGGCCCTCGGGCGGGATGCGCTTGTGCCGGTAGCGCAGCACGAACACGATGCAGTTGATGAGGAAGACGAGGATAGCGAGGCAGAAGACGCCCAGCAGCGCGTACATGCCGATCTCCAGGTCCGTCAGCCCGCGGGGCATCTGCAGGAAGCCGGTGGGCAGCGGCAGGAGGTCCTCCGTGGATGGCGCGGCCGAGCTGCAGGTGCTGGGGGCTTGGGGCGGGGTGCCGGGCGGGGCTCTCCGGACCTCGTCCTCGCCTCCCCCAGGCCCTGGCTGACTAGGACCCGGGTAGTCATAAGTGGGGTCCTCCTCATCGCGTCCAAAGTGCACCCGCAGCCCCACCGAGGTGGTGGCCAGCACGCTCTTGCGCTTGGTTTTCTGGCAGCTCTCCGCGATGGTGAGCTCTGCTCCAAGCAGCTCCCCTGACCCTTCCGCCTCGGCCACCACCAGGGGGAAGGCCCGGGCCTGGGTCACTGTGGCCACCCGCTCATCCAGGCTGCTCACCTGCAGCCCGTAGTCCCGGGGGCTGTAGAGGGAGAGTGGGGCCGTGGTGCCATCACTGTAGGAAAGCCAGAGGCTCAGGAGGCCTtcctggaggagaaggaggggacagCAGTCAGAGCTAGTCCTGGCTGGGCTCCCTGCTTTCTTCCCAATGCCCAGACTCTGCCGGGTGGGTGGCAGGTGCTCTAGACTGACTGAGCTGGGCTTCTGCTCCAGGGGTCCTCAGGGTGATACATGGCACCTTATGGGTGAGCTGTATGCCCCAAGAATGTCCTTGCTcgcttcctcctctccccctggGTGAGTTCGAGGTAAATCTTGCCCTGCGCCTAACTCAGGTTCCTCAGCTGCAGGAGCGGCCCTGCACCTGCTCACCTGACCcaggctctgtctctgtctctgtagagAGACTGGGAATGAATACATACCTAATACTGGCCTCTGCTGTCTGCTGAACTCTCCAGAGACCTGCCCTCCCTGCAGAGGAGGGAGCATGGTCCAGAGAGAAGGGCTTGGTCTAGGGTCACAGAGCAAGTTAGGGGCAGAGAATCCCAGTGTCCTGACCTCTGGCTTGGTGCTTGGTGCTCAGTACCCACTGCCTTGCTCTCTGTGCTCCCACCTTTGTTACTCAGCCAGTACCCTGCTTATGTCTGTGAGGTGCTGCTGTCGGGGCTCAGATAGcactagaggtgaagcagaggTGGGCACCCTCTGAGAATCTGTGAGAGGGAGCACTCCAGGATGGCAGGTGTGAGAAGTGAGGTCTTGATCACATGCAGAGGGACAGGACGGGGCAGGCATGCAGGACACAGAAGGGCACAGAGGGCTCCTATTATCTACAGTCCTTACCCGGTGACTTGACTCATGGCACAAGGGCAAGACAGGACTTATGAGTCCTTCCACACCCCAAGCCATTGGGCCAGCAGGCTGGGCGTCAGTTACCTGCTTGAGGAAGCTGAGGGTCTGCTGGGCGGTCGTGGTAGCCACAATGGTGTGGCTGCTTCCGGGGCTGGGTCGAAGGGAGAGGGCCAGACTGGCCACCACCTGGGCCTGCAGCTGCGTGATGCTGACCTTCTCCTCTGTCACAGTCAGCAATGTCTCCCCGAGCACAGACTCTGTCAGTGGGGACACCACCTAAGGGGAAGCAGGGGTGTGAGAGAGCAGGAAGGCAGCACCGTGGGGCTCCCACcaggcagagagaagggaggcATGGATGAGTAGGACTGGCTGGAGGCAGAACTGCAACCGGAACCAGGGTCTAGAGGCCACACAGGTGAGAGGTGGGCAGAGTTTAATGACAAAAGTGAAAGATGATAATCAGTCTTCAGCCTcaatgttgggggtgggggaggagagtggCAGAGACTCCAGCTGATTGTTTCCAGGTGAGAATGCAGACATACTTTGGTTAGATTtgtatttcttaaaatataaattGATTTGTTTTgcccagggttattgatggggcttagtacctacacagtgaatccactgctcttggtggtatCCCCCTCCCCAttgcttttatttgataggacagcaagaaattgagaggggaaagggagatagagagacagaaagagagacacctgcagcagtgtttcacagctcatgaagcttctgccctgctggtgagggttgggggcttgaaccagggtccttgcacatgacaagcTATTGACTTTTAAATGCTGGATCAATTGCTTCCCATGCAGATCTAGCTGCCAGCAGATTCTAACCTATAAGTCACAATTTATAAGCCTTAGGAGGGTGTATTCTATCCAGGCAGACAGCTGTTTAAGGAAGAAAGTCCTAGTTGCTTCCCTAGATCCCTGATTAGCCTTTCCCGGCCTCCAGGATGGCTGCCCCCTCATGAGCTCCCCCTGCTCACCTCTATCTGCTCTCTCATTGAGTCATGCAAGTCTTGGAGTGTGGGCCTTTGCCCACCTGAAGCTGAAGGACCTTGACCTTTGACCTAGCTCAGCTGTTCCTAGAGACCCGCGGCCCCGGGGGTCCTGTCACAGGAATGGCATCTGTGTTCTGCTCACACATGGAACAAGGCTGTGCCCCAGTGCCTGGCTCTACTCCTGGTGCCTACCTTGAAGGGGGTGGTGCCCGGCTCCAGGCCTGCCAGGGTGCTGCTGTCCACCAGGCGTGCAACTCGTGGGTCACCCACCCGCATGAAGTCGCTGACCAGGTCAGTGACCTCCACTAGCCAGTCTGGGCCCAGCATGGTGACCACCTGGTCAGTGCCCTCAGATGAGGTGGTGTGGAACTGGGTGAAGACCTGCAGGGTGGCATGCTGGTACTGCAGGGTGCAGCCCCGGCTGGCGCTCTGCCgccgctcctcttcctcctcatcctcatcctcgcTCTCCCGGGCTGACCTGTGCAGGGAGGCATGGGTCACAGCTCCTCCCTGGTTCAGAGATGCCTGGAACCCTCCTCAGCCCTGCCCTTTGGCCCTGCCCCAGCTCTGCCTGCAGGACACCGAGCAAAAGGCAGCCTCCTCCCTGGCTTCTTCCTTCTGTCTTCTGTGTCTGGCAAGCTTGGAGCCAGAAGCCCAGCCTTTCCTCTCCAAGAAAGCTACCAGAATTCTTGGCCCACTCCTGTatatctctgcctctgcctggctTAGCCCACATTGAGGAGTGGCCAGTGTCAAATCCTAACAAGTATGCCTGGCCCTCTTCTCAGCTTGGAATGGGATCAAAGGTGACACTTGCTACAGAGGGCCAGAAAGATGGGGTGAATGGTGGCTGTGCCAGGTGACAAACAGGCTTATTCGTGAGGAGACTGGACActgggtggaggaggaagagattcCTCAGCAAAGTGTAGCAGGTGCAACCTGGGTTCCTCTTGCTGTGTAGAGTGAAAtgtgaaagaagagagaaaattgagaggagaagtgaTAAGCAATCGGGAGCCAGGACTTGCTGCTTTGGAAGATTAGCTGAGACTTGCTAAAATCAGGAGAAATGCTTTTAGGAAGGCATGTTCTGGAGTGTGTGAAGGGAGTGGCTAGTGGTCTTCAGAAGGAAGGCCATTCGTGAATGCAACAGGCTCTACTACCTGCACTCACTAACATAGCTCCACCTCAACCCCAGGAGGTATGTGTTAGCCTGTTTTACAGTAAGACAAGGATAGGCATAGAGAAGTGAACAGCAGAGTCAGGATTTAAGTCCAGGCTTCCGGACTTCAGAACTCAATACTTTCTTCCCAGGCAGAGCAGTATTGGCGTCTCCTGGGGACACTAGCCAGAGCTGCAGAATCACAGGCTCCATCCCAGGCCCACTGGATCTGAATCTGCATTCTAGCAGTTCATTCAGCAGTTCACATGTGTGTTAAAGTCTGAGAGACTCTGTCTTTACTGCCTTGCTTTGCCAAATTTTGTGGAATGAAGCGGGGGGCCCGGCTCCCAGGCTCCCACTTGCCCAGCCCCACCTTCCTGCTCTCagcttcctgcctccctcccccttctcctccataGATGAGGGGTGAGTAGAGTGCAGTGCCCATGTGTGCACCCCACAGATGGGCACAGGTGTGAGTCACAGTGTGCCTGGACTCTGAGCCTGTGAGTGTGCCCCTGGTATGCCCAGGTGGAACACACATGTGCAGCTGTGCATGGATCTGTTCTTCCTGGCTGCCATGTGGCTGCCCAGCCACCTCCTTTCCAGTCGTCCTTTAACACTTAGCTAAAGAGTCATCTTTTCCCCCAGGAAGTTTGCCCTGACTTCTAGAGGAGCAGGTAACTCCCTCCTTTGTGCCACTTGGCTCCCAGAACACTGGGTTTCCTCCATGTGCCTGTCATGCTCAGTAGCCTTTATGCTGGACCCAAGAGCTAGGCCAGACCAAACACTGGTCACATTCACCCCACCTCTCAGTTACCTATTGGCTTCTGGCACACAGTTGCTGCTCAGTAAAGACCAGTTACTGCACAACTGATCTGCAGTCTGAGTACAGCAACTCTTGCAGATGTGGGGAAATAGGTTAGCATTGTGCAAACAGTGGTCCCAGTGGGAAGCGCTATTCTATTTCTGGTGGATGGTACATCAAGATGGGAGCTGACCAAACAGCATTGTTTAAGCCTCACACATACATTGGGCTCAGACCAAAGGCAGGCTGTGTCTACCTCAAGATCCCTAGTAGCCACTGCATGGGCAAGGATGTACCTCCGGTCAGGGAGGATGGGCACCCTCCAGCCCTTCACTTGGCTGAGTTGTGTGTCAGACAACTCGATGTGCAGAGGCAGCTTGGGGACCCAGACAGTCATCTCCAGAGGGGCATTGAGGACGTCATAGCGGAAGATGACCCTGGCATTCATGGACCCTCGGGACTCCTTGCCACTCACGAACACGTAGTCACAGCTGCTGGACACCTGGGGAGGAGGGGGATAGTCAGTACAACCATGTGGTCCTGGAGGCAGTGCAGGGTCTCCCTGTCCAAACTGCAGGTTCAGAAAGGACACTGCAGAGGGAAAAACCAGCCGCCAAGACTGAAAGGAAGGGGCCAGTGGGTGAAGGCACCTAATCACATCCCTGGGGCAGGTGTCATCTTTACAGTGTCATTGCTTCCACTCTGCAGCTCCAGGGACCACCTTGCAGTGCCCACTGTGGGAAGAGCTTTGCTCTCTGGCAAGGAGTCAGCTTGTGAATGTTTCCACAGGGGCCTGCTTCAGATGCCCCGGACCTCACCCCGGGGGAGACTTGAAGCTCTGGGTGCCCAGGTCTGGCTCCCTCCCCAGAGGGACTGTCCTGGCTCTGGAAAAGGTGGTCAGGGGACAGAGTTCTTCCCAGAACAAAGGAACAGCCTGTACAGTGTTCCATTGGGTggggataaaggcagagagagcagTGTGAGGAGTGGGTCCAGGTCTCCAGgccccctgaggctccaggaaaATAGGCAGCTGGCTAATCTTGCATGAAAGGGGTGC
Above is a window of Erinaceus europaeus chromosome 12, mEriEur2.1, whole genome shotgun sequence DNA encoding:
- the TMEM132E gene encoding transmembrane protein 132E, which encodes MAPWLPGRGGAALLCLSALLAHASGRSHPSPSPPGRPASPALPVSYRLSHTRLAFFLRETRPPPPAANASLQRSEPFVVFQTKELPVLNVSLGPFSTSQVVARELLQPSSTLDIPERLTVNWKVRAFIVRARVPASQPEAQVLFYVAGRDWDDFGVSERLPCVRLHAFRDAREVKSSCRLAGGLATCLVRAELPLAWFGPPAPAAPAAPPAGPRRKSPDGLEAEAGGESQQAELYYTLHAPDAAGGCGGARRGAGPGLGARAESPTQHPLLRIGSISLFRPPPRRTLQEHRLDSNLMIRLPDRPLKPGEVLSILLYLAPNSSSPSSPSMEHFTLRVKAKKGVTLLGTKSRNSQWHVTSELLTGAKHSTATVDVTWAQDTPLPPWEGQEPLEILQLDFEMENFTSQSVKRRIMWHIDYRGHGALPDLERAVTELTVIQRDVQAILPLAMDTEIINTAILTGRTVAIPVKVIAIEVTGLVLDISALVECESDNEDIIKVSSSCDYVFVSGKESRGSMNARVIFRYDVLNAPLEMTVWVPKLPLHIELSDTQLSQVKGWRVPILPDRRSARESEDEDEEEEERRQSASRGCTLQYQHATLQVFTQFHTTSSEGTDQVVTMLGPDWLVEVTDLVSDFMRVGDPRVARLVDSSTLAGLEPGTTPFKVVSPLTESVLGETLLTVTEEKVSITQLQAQVVASLALSLRPSPGSSHTIVATTTAQQTLSFLKQEGLLSLWLSYSDGTTAPLSLYSPRDYGLQVSSLDERVATVTQARAFPLVVAEAEGSGELLGAELTIAESCQKTKRKSVLATTSVGLRVHFGRDEEDPTYDYPGPSQPGPGGGEDEVRRAPPGTPPQAPSTCSSAAPSTEDLLPLPTGFLQMPRGLTDLEIGMYALLGVFCLAILVFLINCIVFVLRYRHKRIPPEGQTSMDHSHHWVFLGNGQPLRVQGELSPPTSNALETVPACCHGDHHSSGSSQTSVQSQVHGRGDGSSGGSARDQAEDPASSPTSKRKRVKFTTFTTLPSEELAYDSVPAGEEEEDEEDLGWGCPEVAGTQRPAPPPDLHNYMRRIKDMA